The Daucus carota subsp. sativus chromosome 9, DH1 v3.0, whole genome shotgun sequence genome window below encodes:
- the LOC108204132 gene encoding cullin-3B-like, producing MDDNQKEQNFKRRKVVDAKYAEKIWKKLEHAINEIYNHNGRLLSYHELQRDAYDMVLHNFGEMLYTGVESTMTNRLREISKRLAEAEGDLFLEEVFKNWVKNRTVLLMIHDILRYMDRTYIPHNHKTPVRELGMHLWRDIVLQSPKIKTRLLDTPGLVNMLMDDKIEDLRRMYNLFHGVPDGLSTMKAVMTSHLRETGEQLVADTERARNPVKFVKFLLDVKEKYDKIIYLAFCDDKTFQNAFDSSFESIFNLNPRSSEFISLFLDYTLRKGLKVVSEENVEAALNKIVVLLRFLKEKDVFEKYYKQHLAQRLLSAKTVSYNAERSLIVMLKTEFGYQFTLKAERMLADMITSQETMLGFYWAHDAELVDSPTFIVQVLTTGSWPPQPTVTCNLPAEMSALCEKFRYYYLEIHAGRRLSWQTNMGTAVLKAIFGKGQEHQLTVSTYQMCVLMMFNNADQYSYREIQEATEIPPSDLKRSLHSLACVEGKNVLKKDPETKDVSEGNLFSVNENFIGKSYKLTIRTVSAEKESDPKKVEIRQRVENNRNHHIDAAIVRIMKSRRVVDHTDIIAEVTEHLQPRFLADPIVIGRRIESLIEREYLERDGTQRNLYRYLA from the exons ATGGATGATAATCAGAAGGAACAGAATTTTAAGAGGCGCAAGGTTGTTGATGCCAAGTATGCCGAGAAGATTTGGAAGAAATTGGAGCATGCTATCAATGAAATTTACAATCACAATGGTAGGCTTCTTAGTTACCATGAGCTCCAGAG AGATGCATATGATATGGTATTGCACAACTTTGGCGAGATGCTGTATACAGGGGTAGAGTCCACTATGACTAACCGCCTAAGGGAGATTTCAAAACGTTTAGCAGAGGCCGAAGGTGATTTGTTTCTGGAGGAAGTCTTCAAAAATTGGGTTAAGAATAGGACAGTGTTGCTGATGATCCATGACATTCTGAGGTACATGGACAGGACTTATATTCCACATAACCATAAAACCCCTGTACGTGAGCTTGGCATGCACCTTTGGAGGGACATTGTTTTACAGTCCCCTAAAATTAAGACCAGGCTTTTGGATACGCCGGGCTTAGTGAATATGCTTATGGATGACAAGATTGAGGACCTGAGAAGAATGTATAATTTGTTTCACGGGGTTCCTGATGGTCTTTCAACGATGAAGGCTGTGATGACTTCTCACCTCAGAGAAACCGGTGAACAGCTTGTTGCTGATACGGAAAGGGCAAGAAATCCTGTGAAGTTTGTTAAGTTCCTCTTGGATGTCAAGgagaaatatgataaaataatatatctggCATTTTGTGATGATAAGACATTTCAAAATGCTTTTGATTCGTCGTTTGAAAGCATCTTTAATCTGAATCCTCGCTCTTCTGAAttcatctcattatttctggaTTATACATTGAGGAAAGGTCTGAAGGTAGTCAGTGAGGAGAATGTTGAGGCTGCTCTTAACAAGATAGTGGTGCTCCTCCGTTTCTTAAAGGAGAAAGATGTTTTTGAGAAATACTATAAGCAACACTTAGCTCAACGGCTGTTGTCAGCAAAAACTGTTTCTTACAATGCTGAGAGAAGTCTGATTGTTATGCTAAAGACTGAATTTGGATATCAGTTCACTTTAAAAGCAGAAAGAATGCTCGCGGACATGATAACCTCTCAAGAAACAATGCTGGGGTTCTATTGGGCCCATGATGCTGAGCTGGTAGACAGCCCTACATTTATAGTCCAAGTTCTGACGACAGGGTCATGGCCTCCCCAGCCCACTGTCACTTGCAACCTGCCAGCTGAAATGTCAGCTCTCTGTGAGAAGTTCCGCTATTATTATCTAGAAATTCATGCAGGCCGTAGATTGTCTTGGCAAACTAACATGGGCACAGCTGTCTTGAAGGCAATCTTTGGGAAGGGACAAGAGCATCAGTTGACCGTATCTACTTATCAGATGTGTGTCCTCATGATGTTCAATAATGCTGATCAGTATAGCTATAGAGAGATCCAGGAGGCTACAGAGATCCCTCCATCAGACTTGAAGAGGAGCCTGCACTCCTTGGCTTGTGTCGAGGGAAAGAATGTACTGAAAAAAGATCCGGAGACCAAGGATGTCAGTGAGGGGAATTTATTTTCCGTGAATGAAAATTTCATTGGCAAAAGTTACAAACTAACTATAAGAACTGTTTCAGCTGAAAAGGAATCTGATCCTAAGAAAGTAGAGATAAGGCAGAGAGTGGAGAATAACCGAAATCATCATATTGATGCTGCAATAGTACGAATAATGAAATCAAGGCGAGTGGTGGATCATACTGATATCATCGCGGAGGTCACAGAGCATCTGCAGCCAAGATTCCTGGCAGACCCTATAGTGATTGGAAGAAGAATTGAGAGTTTGATTGAGCGTGAATATTTGGAAAGGGATGGCACTCAAAGAAACTTGTACCGATATCTTGCCTGA